A segment of the Streptomyces sp. NBC_01235 genome:
CGGCAGGGGGCACGGGTACGGGTACGAACCCGGATACGGCCCCGGCTCCGACGCCGTATCCGGCCCCGGTTACGAGCCCGGTTACGGATACGACCCTGACCGCGATGAGCACGGTCATGGGCAAAGCCCCGACGGTGGTCATGGTGGCGCCTCTCGGAACGATCTCCGGAACAACCCTGGAAACGGCCTTGGAAACGTCCCTGATCAGGGGCACGGCGCCGGCTACGCACACGACCACGGCGACGGGCATGGCCACGGTCCCGGTCCCGGTTCAGGTCACGGACCGGGTTCCGGCGGTGGGTACGGCACCGGTTCCGCTGGTGGGAACGGGCATTCGCACAGCCACAGTCATGGCCCGGCGGCCCCCGTCTCCCAGCACCTGCGCAAGGTCATCGCGGCCATCCTCATCCCGTTCGCCGCGGCTGTGGTGGTCGGGCTCGTGGTGTTGTGGCCGGGCGGCGCACCGGTGCACGAGCGCACCGGGGTCGGCTTCGACCGGCAGACCCAGCAGGCCACGGTCACCGAGGTCGTGAGCGTGAGCTGCGCGTCGGTGAACGCTTCGAGCGACACCCCGACCGGCGACACCTCCACGGCCGAGGGTTCCTCCGCGCAACAGCAGGCGAGCGGTTCCTGCAAGAAGGCCACGATCCGCGTGGACACCGGCAAGGACAAGGGCCGGACGTTCACCGAGATCATCCAGCCGGACCAGTCACGGCAGTTGGAACAGGGCGAGAAGGTCGTGGTCGCCTACGAGCCCTCCGCGCCGAAGGATCTGCAGTACTCGGTCACCGACGTGAACCGTCGTGTCCCGATGACAGTGCTCGCCATCATCTTCGCGGTCGCCGTCGTGGTCGTCGGGCGGCTTCGGGGCGTCATGGCGCTGGTCGCGCTGGCCATCAGCTTCCTGCTGCTGAACTTCTTCGTCCTGCCCGCGATCCTGCAGGGCTCGAACCCGCTGGTCGTGGCGGTGGTGGGATCGAGCGCCATCATGCTGATCGCGCTCTATCTGTGTCATGGCCTCTCGGCCCGCACCTCCGTCGCGGTGCTCGGCACGCTGATCTCACTGCTGCTGATCGGCGTCCTCGGTTCGCTGTTCATCGACTGGGCCGCGCTGACCGGCAACACGGACGACAACACTGGCCTGATCCACGGCCTCTACCCGTCGATCGACATGAGCGGCCTGCTGCTCGCCGGCATCATCATCGGCTCGCTCGGTGTCCTCGACGATGTGACGGTCACCCAGACGTCAGCGGTCTGGGAGCTGCACGAGGCCAACCCGTCGATGGGCTGGCGCGGACTGTACCGGGCAGGCATCCGCATCGGCCGCGACCACATCGCGTCCGTGGTGAACACGCTCGTCCTCGCCTACGCCGGTGCCGCGCTGCCGCTGCTGCTGCTCTTCTCGATCGCGCAGAGCAGCGTGGGCACCGTCGCCAACAGTGAGTTGGTCGCCGAGGAGATCGTGCGCACGCTGGTGGGCTCGATCGGCCTGGTCGCCTCCGTGCCCGTCACGACGGCCCTGGCCGCCCTCGTGGTCTCCGCCGATCGTCCGACCGGAACGGCCCCCGCGACAGTCCCCCCGGAGACGACTCCGGCGGCTGCGTCAGGAGCGACAGCCGCAGGGCCCACCCAGGGCCGGGGCGGCCGGGGCAGGCGACGCAAGCGCTGAGGTGCGAGGCGCCCGAGAGCGGAAGCACCGGCCGGCGCTCGGGCGCGCGCCACGCCCTCCCTCGGGAGTGAACCCGCGAGGCAAGGGAAGCGCGAGACTCCCGCAATGGTCTGAGGAGCTCTGAGAACGCCCCGTTCGAGCACTCGCCCCAGCCCAGAAGAAGCGTTCCTGCACGGCCCCAGCTCTCTACTGGAGCGTTCCGTCACCCCCACGCTGCCGACACGTCAGCCGGCGCTCTGCTCCTCCGCCAGGATCCGGTCCAGTGCCTCGTCCAAATACGCGTCGAAGTCGGCGAGCGCACCCTCCTGGCCCAGCGGAACCAGCTTGTCGGTGCGGTCGAGGAAGGCCACGAGCGGAGCAGCCGAGGAGCGGAACAGAGCCTGGTCACCCCCGACCTGAAGCCGGATCAGGACCTCCCCCAGCACATCGGGATCGACGGGCGAGACACGGACGTCCCCTTCACCACACGCTCTGCCCACCCCGTCGATGAGCAGCTCACGCCCGAAGGCCCAGGTCACCGGGGCGTCACCGGGGAGGTGGAAGGTGAGCCGCACGGCGTACGGATCGCACGACTCGTAACCCAGCTCCACCGGGATGCGGAACGCGAGCTCCTCGGACACGAGGAAGCTCATCATGACCTCTGCCTGTACTGCCTGTACGGACTCACGCATCGCCTTACCCCGTCACTCGCCGTCGACTGGCCGAGAATCAACCTTCTGACACTGCAGGCATCTTGCTGAACGTACACGACAGATCACAAGGAGTGAGTTTTCAGATGCTGATAGAGACTGCGAGAGAGCCAAGCAGCCGTCCGACCTCGTTCTGCAGTTGCCGGGCTGCCGGGAGCAGTCGGTCGGCGTGATGGGAGGGGAGGGAGATCGCCATCGTCGCGGCCGTGGTGCCCACGGTGATCGGGATCGCGGCGCACACCGTACCCAGCGCGTACTCCTGCCGTTCGACGACCGGGTCCATGCGCCGCATCCGCTCCAGGCGCCGCAGCAGAGTGTGGTCGTCACGCACGGTGTAGGGGGTGATCGCCTGCGCCGGGTAGCGATCCAGGTGGTCGCGGCGGGCGTCCTCGTCCAGTTGGGAGAGCAGGCACTGGCCGATGGCGTGCGCATGGCCGGTCTCGCGGAAGTCGGCCCATTCCTCCACCGCGGGGTTGCCCGGGGTGTCGGAGACGCACATGATCTCGATCTCGCCGTCGTGGTACCGGGCGTAGTACACAGGGACACCGATCGAATCGCGCCATTGGGCGAGGGTGTCGGCGACCGTGCTGCGACGTTTCTGCGCCGCTCCACTGCTGCCGAGCCGCTCGGCCGCCTCGCCGAGGAAGAACAGCCCCTTGTCCCGGCGCAGATAGCCCTCGTGCACGAGGGTGCGCAGCAGGTGGTAGGCCGTGGGCAGCGCAAGGCCGGTCTCGCGGGCGAGTTGTTTGGCCGGAGCCCCGTACTGGTGCTCGGCGACGGATTCCAGCAGGCGCATCGCGCGCTGGACGGAGCCGATCAGGGTGGCCGCGGGGTGCGGATGCTCGGGGACGGCAGTGCTCGGCGGACGTTGGAGCGGGGGTGGAGAGGAACGCGGCCGGCTGGGGGGTGCGTACGGCTGCGCGGATGCGGTGTCAACCATGGCCAAGGGTCACTCCCGAAGCACGAGGGGGCGGTCCGTGCGGGGGAACACGGGAAGGGGGGTACGCCGCTCGCGGGGTCGTCCCCGCGTCGAATTCCGGACTTTAACCGTCCGCCACCGCTTGCAGACGGGCTGTCGGGCAAACTTCCCCCGGCCGAGGGAACCGGTGATTCCTGTTACCGATCACCGGCATCCCGGACCGCTCACCAGTCGCTGCGCGACGACGAACTCGACATGAACTTCCGTACGACGTAGATCAGTCCGCCGACCAGCGCCACGAAGACCAGCAGCTTGAAGAGCAGGCCGATCACGAACCCGACGACGCTGGCTATCAG
Coding sequences within it:
- a CDS encoding YibE/F family protein produces the protein MVLWPGGAPVHERTGVGFDRQTQQATVTEVVSVSCASVNASSDTPTGDTSTAEGSSAQQQASGSCKKATIRVDTGKDKGRTFTEIIQPDQSRQLEQGEKVVVAYEPSAPKDLQYSVTDVNRRVPMTVLAIIFAVAVVVVGRLRGVMALVALAISFLLLNFFVLPAILQGSNPLVVAVVGSSAIMLIALYLCHGLSARTSVAVLGTLISLLLIGVLGSLFIDWAALTGNTDDNTGLIHGLYPSIDMSGLLLAGIIIGSLGVLDDVTVTQTSAVWELHEANPSMGWRGLYRAGIRIGRDHIASVVNTLVLAYAGAALPLLLLFSIAQSSVGTVANSELVAEEIVRTLVGSIGLVASVPVTTALAALVVSADRPTGTAPATVPPETTPAAASGATAAGPTQGRGGRGRRRKR
- a CDS encoding SsgA family sporulation/cell division regulator, which codes for MRESVQAVQAEVMMSFLVSEELAFRIPVELGYESCDPYAVRLTFHLPGDAPVTWAFGRELLIDGVGRACGEGDVRVSPVDPDVLGEVLIRLQVGGDQALFRSSAAPLVAFLDRTDKLVPLGQEGALADFDAYLDEALDRILAEEQSAG
- a CDS encoding IclR family transcriptional regulator; protein product: MVDTASAQPYAPPSRPRSSPPPLQRPPSTAVPEHPHPAATLIGSVQRAMRLLESVAEHQYGAPAKQLARETGLALPTAYHLLRTLVHEGYLRRDKGLFFLGEAAERLGSSGAAQKRRSTVADTLAQWRDSIGVPVYYARYHDGEIEIMCVSDTPGNPAVEEWADFRETGHAHAIGQCLLSQLDEDARRDHLDRYPAQAITPYTVRDDHTLLRRLERMRRMDPVVERQEYALGTVCAAIPITVGTTAATMAISLPSHHADRLLPAARQLQNEVGRLLGSLAVSISI
- a CDS encoding DUF5326 family protein, whose product is MREIFVGLPWWVKWVAVPVIALVVFGGLIASVVGFVIGLLFKLLVFVALVGGLIYVVRKFMSSSSSRSDW